Proteins from one Choloepus didactylus isolate mChoDid1 chromosome 4, mChoDid1.pri, whole genome shotgun sequence genomic window:
- the LOC119532516 gene encoding 60S ribosomal protein L36a-like has product MVNVPKTRRTFCKKCGKHQPHKVTQYKKGKDSLYAQGKRRYDRKQSGYGGQTKPIFRKKAKTTKKIVLRLECVEPNCRSKRMLAIKRCKHFELAGDKKRKGQVIQF; this is encoded by the coding sequence ATGGTGAACGTTCCTAAAACCCGCCGGACCTTCTGTAAGAAGTGTGGTAAGCACCAGCCCCACAAAGTGACACAGTACAAGAAGGGCAAGGATTCTCTATATGCCCAGGGAAAGCGGCGTTATGACAGGAAGCAGAGTGGCTACGGTGGGCAGACTAAGCCAATTTTCCGGAAGAAGGCTAAAACTACAAAGAAGATTGTGCTGAGGCTTGAATGCGTTGAGCCCAACTGCAGATCTAAGAGAATGTTGGCTATTAAGAGATGCAAACATTTTGAACTGGCAGGAGACAAGAAGAGAAAGGGCCAAGTGATCCAGTTCTAa